A single window of Pseudomonadota bacterium DNA harbors:
- a CDS encoding AbrB/MazE/SpoVT family DNA-binding domain-containing protein: MVQAHRHVRLFKNGSNQAVRIPKEFELKGKDAIIYKDGDRLIIAPAKKITLLELLASWEPLVEDFPEVADYPVEEEEIF, translated from the coding sequence ATGGTACAGGCACATAGACATGTTCGGTTATTCAAAAACGGCAGCAACCAGGCCGTACGTATCCCGAAAGAATTTGAATTAAAAGGAAAAGACGCCATAATTTACAAAGACGGAGATCGTCTCATCATTGCTCCGGCAAAAAAAATTACATTGCTGGAATTGTTGGCAAGTTGGGAACCGTTGGTGGAAGATTTCCCGGAAGTAGCTGATTATCCGGTTGAAGAGGAGGAGATTTTTTAA
- a CDS encoding transposase has product MSRQPRIDAPDTLHHIICRGIERRRIFTDDDDRDDFLNRLSTILSETETTCYAWALIPNHFHLLLRTGTTPLSTVMRRLLTGYAIAFNHRHKRYGHLFQNRYKSIICQDDLYLLELLRYIHLNPLRAGLVQSVEALSDYSACGHAQLLGLSEQRIITVDEVLSFFAKGRTAARELYTSFIVDGAAQGKRSDLVGGGLARSLAGPQGQTKDASDYQMVSDKRILGNGNFVQLILDKAKKQLTAPQRYQAAGFDLDQLAALVAGLLNINSSLVQMAGKQPEKVRARSLFCYWAVRELGYTATALARRLGISQPAVSQAVNRGEKLVAERGWLLGNLINL; this is encoded by the coding sequence ATGTCCCGTCAACCTCGCATAGATGCACCCGATACCCTGCATCATATCATCTGTCGTGGTATCGAACGCCGACGTATCTTTACCGATGATGACGACCGTGACGATTTTCTCAATCGCCTGAGTACCATCCTCAGCGAAACCGAGACAACCTGCTATGCCTGGGCCTTGATCCCCAATCACTTTCATCTGCTGCTGCGTACCGGAACAACGCCGTTGAGTACTGTGATGCGTCGCTTGCTGACCGGTTATGCCATAGCATTCAATCATCGCCATAAACGCTACGGCCACCTGTTTCAGAACCGTTACAAATCGATCATCTGCCAGGATGATCTTTACCTGCTGGAACTGTTGCGCTACATTCATTTAAATCCCCTCAGAGCAGGTCTGGTGCAATCAGTTGAGGCGTTGTCCGATTATTCCGCATGCGGTCACGCTCAATTGCTGGGGCTATCTGAACAAAGGATTATCACGGTTGATGAGGTTTTGTCGTTTTTCGCGAAAGGACGGACTGCGGCCCGTGAACTTTATACTTCTTTCATTGTCGATGGTGCGGCTCAGGGCAAACGTTCCGATCTCGTCGGTGGTGGTTTGGCCCGCAGTCTGGCTGGACCGCAAGGCCAGACAAAAGATGCGAGTGATTATCAGATGGTGAGCGACAAGCGGATTCTCGGCAATGGTAATTTCGTCCAGTTGATCCTGGACAAGGCGAAAAAACAATTGACCGCCCCTCAACGCTATCAAGCGGCCGGTTTTGATCTGGATCAGTTGGCCGCTCTGGTTGCCGGACTGCTGAACATTAATTCCTCACTGGTTCAGATGGCGGGAAAACAACCCGAGAAGGTGCGGGCGCGCAGTCTGTTTTGTTACTGGGCGGTGCGGGAGCTTGGCTATACGGCAACCGCGCTTGCCCGCCGGCTCGGGATCAGTCAGCCGGCGGTAAGCCAAGCCGTGAATCGCGGGGAAAAGTTGGTGGCGGAGCGTGGTTGGTTGTTGGGAAATTTGATAAACTTATAA
- a CDS encoding site-2 protease family protein has translation MHEIIQQIAIMAVPVLMAVTFHEVAHGYVADLFGDHTARDAGRLTLNPLKHLDLFGTAVFFITRIIGWAKPVPINPSNLANPRQNMLWIAAAGPAANFLLAATSAIIYHLLTFVSLSFMGPLIVSKVILPLTMMVKVSVIINLALGFFNLIPIPPLDGSKILSNLLPPGPSMLMARIEPYGFIILLLLVFSNALNLFIIPLISFFSQMMIGVGLG, from the coding sequence ATGCACGAAATAATTCAGCAGATTGCGATTATGGCCGTGCCGGTGCTTATGGCGGTAACTTTTCATGAAGTGGCTCATGGTTATGTGGCTGATTTATTCGGAGATCATACGGCCCGGGATGCCGGTCGTCTGACCCTTAATCCACTGAAACATCTGGATCTTTTTGGAACCGCGGTTTTTTTCATCACTCGGATTATCGGTTGGGCAAAACCGGTTCCCATTAATCCGAGCAACCTGGCCAATCCCCGGCAGAATATGCTGTGGATTGCCGCCGCTGGACCAGCGGCAAATTTCCTGCTGGCTGCAACCAGCGCCATTATCTATCATCTGCTTACTTTTGTTTCCCTGTCATTTATGGGGCCACTGATAGTTTCAAAGGTGATCCTGCCCCTGACCATGATGGTGAAAGTCAGTGTCATTATCAATCTGGCCCTGGGGTTTTTTAACCTGATTCCAATTCCACCATTGGATGGTAGTAAAATTTTGTCAAATCTGCTGCCTCCCGGACCATCCATGCTCATGGCCCGCATCGAACCATACGGTTTTATAATTCTGCTGCTGCTGGTATTCAGTAATGCCCTCAACCTGTTTATTATCCCGCTTATTTCTTTCTTTTCCCAAATGATGATTGGGGTAGGCTTGGGTTAG
- the trpS gene encoding tryptophan--tRNA ligase encodes MVNEKKRVVSGMRTTGKLHLGHFHGVLTNWLDFQQQYDCFFFAADWHALTSEFQHPEIVGDSMQDLFLDWLSVGIDPDKVTFFIQSKIKEHAELHLLLSMITPLSWLLRNPTFKDSQNENEIRNDDLATYGFLGYPVLQAADIIIYRSHLVPIGVDQLPHVELTREITRRFNYLYGDTFPVPKPILTEVPKLMGLDGRKMSKSYNNAIYLADDEETIRKKVSQMVTDIQRARRKDPGDPEVCNLFPLHPLYSSAEEVERIKRECPRAEIGCVECKKILTQNLLVKLATVREKRRYYENHPSLLQEIIENGNSRARGIASATMEQVREHMKI; translated from the coding sequence ATGGTAAATGAAAAAAAACGGGTAGTATCCGGGATGCGAACCACCGGCAAGCTTCATCTGGGCCATTTCCATGGGGTGTTGACTAACTGGCTGGATTTTCAACAGCAATATGATTGTTTCTTTTTTGCTGCTGACTGGCATGCGTTGACCAGCGAATTTCAGCATCCGGAAATTGTCGGGGACAGTATGCAGGATTTATTTCTGGACTGGTTAAGTGTTGGTATTGATCCGGATAAGGTAACTTTTTTTATTCAGTCCAAGATCAAAGAGCATGCGGAATTGCACTTACTGCTCTCCATGATTACACCGCTTTCATGGCTGTTGCGCAATCCAACCTTTAAAGACAGCCAGAATGAAAATGAAATCAGGAATGATGACTTGGCGACCTATGGATTTTTAGGGTATCCGGTGCTGCAGGCGGCTGACATTATCATCTACCGTTCACACTTGGTTCCCATTGGGGTAGATCAGCTGCCTCACGTGGAGTTGACCCGGGAAATTACCCGCAGGTTCAATTATCTCTATGGCGATACCTTCCCGGTTCCTAAACCCATTTTGACCGAGGTTCCCAAACTCATGGGTCTGGATGGCCGTAAAATGAGCAAAAGTTACAACAATGCCATCTATCTGGCCGATGATGAAGAAACCATCAGAAAAAAAGTGAGTCAGATGGTTACGGATATTCAGCGGGCCAGGCGGAAAGATCCGGGAGATCCTGAAGTATGCAATCTTTTTCCTCTCCATCCATTGTATTCCAGTGCGGAGGAGGTGGAGCGGATTAAGCGGGAATGCCCCCGGGCTGAAATCGGCTGTGTTGAGTGCAAAAAAATTCTGACGCAGAACCTGCTGGTAAAGCTGGCCACAGTGCGGGAAAAACGTCGCTATTATGAAAATCATCCGTCGTTGCTGCAGGAAATTATCGAAAACGGAAATTCACGGGCCCGTGGTATTGCCTCCGCAACCATGGAGCAGGTACGTGAACATATGAAAATCTGA
- a CDS encoding segregation/condensation protein A, which yields MNEPAFFPPAHQRALYAVLEEQFYVLLDSFEGPLDLLLFLVKKNRVSIENMPVVSIARQYLAYLELMEEMNLSIASEYLLMAATLIQIKSRILLRQQAEDEDSLDEQGEDPREEIIARLQAYELYKKGAEYLARQPLNGWDCFSPGESGLQDLLEDESRVDVSVEERYAVSMNDLLAAFLQLYERRKADQERHEIVRDLINIDEICCRVNETLSRQVVISFSELVERFSADTSLLIVLFLALLELVRQKRVAINQETPLEPLIITAGASEVANVQ from the coding sequence ATGAATGAACCCGCTTTTTTTCCTCCCGCCCATCAGCGGGCTCTTTATGCCGTATTGGAAGAACAGTTTTATGTGCTTCTTGACAGCTTTGAAGGGCCGCTGGACCTCTTGCTTTTCCTGGTGAAAAAAAATCGCGTGTCCATTGAAAACATGCCTGTTGTTTCCATCGCCAGGCAATATCTGGCCTACCTGGAATTGATGGAGGAGATGAATCTGTCCATTGCTTCAGAGTATCTGCTGATGGCGGCCACCCTGATTCAAATAAAATCACGGATACTCCTGCGGCAGCAAGCGGAGGATGAAGACTCTCTGGATGAGCAGGGTGAAGATCCCCGGGAAGAGATTATCGCCCGGCTGCAGGCTTATGAACTATATAAAAAAGGGGCTGAATACCTGGCGCGGCAGCCACTGAACGGCTGGGACTGCTTTTCGCCGGGGGAGTCAGGCTTGCAGGATCTTCTGGAGGATGAATCCCGGGTTGATGTATCGGTTGAAGAACGGTACGCTGTCAGCATGAACGATTTACTGGCAGCCTTTCTTCAGTTGTATGAACGCCGGAAAGCTGACCAGGAACGTCATGAAATTGTCCGGGATTTGATAAATATAGATGAAATATGCTGCCGGGTCAATGAAACTTTGAGCCGTCAGGTGGTGATTAGCTTTTCTGAGCTGGTGGAGCGGTTCAGTGCTGATACTTCTTTACTGATTGTCCTTTTTCTGGCCTTGCTGGAATTGGTACGTCAGAAAAGAGTTGCAATCAATCAGGAAACTCCTTTGGAACCGCTTATCATAACTGCCGGAGCCTCAGAGGTAGCTAATGTCCAGTGA
- the scpB gene encoding SMC-Scp complex subunit ScpB: MSSELPKIKDVLESLLLISGEPVNLHDVQELLEIEDGDLFDEAVTQLEDEYRLRDRGFFLQRIGAGIRFVTKQENASWIRKFKAGKPVRFSKAALETLAIIAYRQPITRPEIEAIRGVDASGVLRLLLVKELIAIKGRKEVVGAPLLYVTTDKFLQIFNLTSLSSLPDINSFGDLYPNIELPLLDGQ; encoded by the coding sequence ATGTCCAGTGAATTGCCGAAAATCAAAGATGTGTTGGAAAGTCTGCTGCTGATTTCAGGTGAGCCGGTGAATCTTCATGATGTTCAGGAACTGCTGGAAATTGAAGATGGAGATTTATTTGACGAAGCTGTGACTCAACTGGAGGATGAATACCGCCTGCGTGATCGGGGATTTTTTCTCCAGCGCATTGGTGCCGGGATTCGTTTTGTTACCAAACAGGAGAATGCCTCCTGGATCAGAAAATTTAAAGCGGGAAAGCCAGTCAGATTCAGCAAGGCGGCGCTGGAAACCCTGGCAATTATTGCCTACCGCCAGCCTATTACCAGGCCTGAAATTGAAGCAATCAGGGGAGTTGACGCATCAGGCGTTCTCCGTCTTCTGCTGGTAAAAGAATTGATTGCGATCAAAGGACGGAAAGAGGTGGTTGGTGCGCCGCTTCTTTATGTGACTACGGATAAATTCCTCCAGATATTCAACCTCACCAGTTTATCCAGCTTGCCTGATATCAATTCCTTTGGCGATCTATATCCCAATATAGAGTTGCCTCTGCTGGACGGACAGTAA
- a CDS encoding pseudouridine synthase yields MMMAERLQKVIAARGFASRRQAEVMITQGRVKVNGILVTELGTKVDPLTAELQVDGKLLSAGKEPLYLLLYKPIGYVTTMSDPQQRPIVSDLLTGVDARLYPVGRLDYYSSGLLLCTNDGELAHRMMHPRYKLTKHYRVTVTGHISDADLKRLREGMELDDGFSKPEQVAIKKFTAKTTELEIVLREGRNRQVRRMLAVVNYPVQKLVRTQIGFLRLGSLPKGKYRFLQPHEVTRLRRLVGLS; encoded by the coding sequence ATGATGATGGCAGAAAGACTGCAGAAAGTTATAGCCGCCCGGGGATTTGCTTCCCGCCGGCAGGCGGAGGTAATGATTACCCAGGGACGGGTTAAGGTCAACGGGATATTGGTTACTGAATTAGGGACCAAGGTTGATCCCCTGACTGCAGAACTCCAGGTGGACGGAAAATTATTGTCTGCCGGAAAAGAACCGCTTTATCTGTTGCTATACAAGCCAATCGGGTATGTGACCACCATGAGCGATCCCCAGCAGCGACCAATTGTCAGTGATTTGCTGACCGGGGTTGATGCCAGACTTTATCCGGTTGGCCGGCTTGATTATTATTCATCCGGTTTATTGCTTTGCACAAATGACGGTGAACTGGCTCACCGGATGATGCATCCACGGTACAAATTGACAAAACATTACCGGGTGACGGTTACCGGCCATATATCTGATGCAGACCTTAAGCGTCTTCGTGAAGGCATGGAGCTTGACGATGGTTTTTCAAAACCTGAGCAGGTTGCCATCAAGAAATTCACCGCAAAAACGACAGAGCTTGAAATTGTTCTGCGGGAAGGAAGAAACCGCCAGGTCAGGAGAATGCTGGCGGTAGTGAATTATCCGGTGCAGAAACTGGTCCGGACTCAAATAGGATTTTTACGTTTAGGTAGTCTGCCCAAAGGGAAATATCGTTTCCTGCAACCCCATGAAGTGACAAGGCTTCGTCGATTAGTTGGCCTCTCATGA
- a CDS encoding deoxynucleoside kinase, with product MKKFIAVAGNMGSGKSKLVEFLCSYYPLTPYYEQYENNPYLKEFYQDMKFWSFKSQIFFLTQKFKSHLKLVHVNNSVVQDRTIYEDAEIFARNLYRSRLMRKKDFDTYYDLYTSLLNTLPSPDLLIYLRCSNRTIRKRIKYRGRPYEQNIKSRYLNRLNQLYEDWIENYRLSEVAVIDTDQLDYINNLVDMVDVRQVIEKYI from the coding sequence ATGAAGAAATTCATTGCTGTTGCCGGAAATATGGGTTCAGGTAAATCGAAACTGGTGGAATTTCTCTGTTCCTACTACCCCCTGACTCCTTATTATGAACAGTATGAAAACAACCCGTACCTGAAAGAATTTTATCAGGATATGAAATTTTGGTCTTTTAAATCGCAGATATTTTTTCTGACCCAGAAATTTAAAAGTCATTTAAAACTGGTCCATGTAAATAATTCCGTGGTTCAGGATCGGACAATTTATGAAGATGCTGAAATATTTGCCCGTAATCTCTACCGATCACGATTAATGAGAAAAAAAGATTTTGACACCTACTACGACCTCTATACCTCGCTTCTGAATACTCTGCCATCTCCTGACTTACTGATTTACCTTCGCTGTTCGAACCGAACAATCAGAAAACGAATCAAATACCGTGGCCGCCCTTATGAGCAGAATATTAAATCGCGTTACTTAAACCGACTCAATCAATTATATGAAGACTGGATAGAAAATTATCGTCTTTCTGAAGTGGCAGTTATTGACACCGACCAGCTTGATTATATTAATAATCTGGTTGATATGGTTGATGTTCGACAGGTCATTGAAAAATACATCTAG
- a CDS encoding PxxKW family cysteine-rich protein, producing MICQTVRKGHECFLMKSAGCSAKHGECYPIIDKCKGCAKIIDIEGQGYCLTYPYPEAKWQGGICVMATHVKRNVEEIKQKINPLKASKRGANR from the coding sequence ATGATTTGTCAGACTGTACGCAAAGGACATGAATGTTTTTTGATGAAATCCGCCGGGTGCTCAGCTAAACATGGTGAGTGCTATCCAATAATTGATAAATGTAAGGGTTGCGCCAAGATAATCGATATTGAAGGCCAGGGATATTGCCTGACTTATCCCTACCCAGAGGCTAAGTGGCAGGGCGGTATCTGTGTTATGGCTACCCATGTTAAACGTAACGTCGAAGAGATTAAGCAGAAGATCAACCCGTTGAAGGCATCAAAAAGAGGTGCAAATCGTTAA
- the rsmD gene encoding 16S rRNA (guanine(966)-N(2))-methyltransferase RsmD, with amino-acid sequence MKVTGGNRRGLVLEVANIPQLRPTKAMVREAIFSVIGIEQIRDALVADLFAGSGIMAIEALSRGAKAAWCVDNAAASCRLIEKNLEKSRFQELCRVINFTVARFIQGKSVQSQCFDLIFMDPPYNSPERNRSIELIAADGILSPSGILIVEHDYRDVIKVSLPLVIWKQKRYGKSSVTFIICQNKE; translated from the coding sequence ATGAAGGTTACCGGTGGCAATCGTCGTGGACTTGTTTTGGAGGTTGCCAATATCCCACAGCTCAGGCCGACAAAGGCAATGGTTCGTGAGGCAATTTTTTCAGTGATCGGAATTGAACAGATCAGGGATGCCCTGGTTGCGGACCTGTTTGCCGGCAGTGGCATCATGGCCATCGAAGCCTTAAGCCGCGGAGCAAAAGCTGCCTGGTGTGTTGACAATGCGGCTGCCAGCTGCCGGCTGATTGAGAAGAACCTGGAAAAATCCCGTTTTCAGGAATTGTGCCGGGTGATAAATTTTACGGTTGCCCGGTTTATACAGGGAAAAAGTGTTCAGTCACAATGTTTTGATCTTATCTTTATGGATCCGCCCTACAATTCCCCTGAACGTAATAGATCTATAGAATTGATCGCTGCAGATGGAATTTTATCCCCTTCAGGAATCTTAATTGTTGAGCATGATTATCGCGATGTTATAAAAGTATCCTTACCGCTGGTAATCTGGAAACAAAAGAGATATGGTAAAAGCTCTGTAACTTTTATAATTTGTCAAAACAAGGAATGA